TAGATCATGTGAAGTTGGTGTAGATGAAGTACCAGAAGAACTGTCCCAAGTCCTAGCTTGATATTCTTTATAAAGTTTAGTCAAATTAGTCCTCAGCTCTTCagttttaaaactagaattagagGGATCCACTCTCTCATAAGCTTTCTCAAGAACTTCCAAATTCAGCCTTGGATCTAAAATTGCCCCCATAGCCAAAATGATTGTGTAATTCTCCCAGTACTTAGCAAATTTAACTTGCATTTCCTTAGCCATCTGCTTCAAATCATAATCATCACAGCTCGCAAAATGCTTCAGCAATAACTCAATCCTCCAAACTTATGTGAAGTACACACTAGATGTTGGGTACTTTGACCCTGAAAAGAGAGTAGTAATTTGACTGAAAGGTTTCAGCAACTCACTTATTTTTTGCCCACGATCTCACTCTCTTTCAGAAGCTAGCCATCTGTAATGCCTGTCAAAAGCCTCCAAGATTTTAAATGCTTTCATAAACTTCAACGCTCTAACGAGCATTTCATAAGTAGTTCCACCTGGTAGCAACGTCAAGTGATAAACCAGATCCACCAAGAATCTCCACTCGCTCTACACATGCTGCAAGGGCTTGAATTCTTGTCTGAGATACTTTCACATACCTCACACTTTTCCTAATGTTGTGCAAAAGATCTTTTGCTAATTCCAAGCCTTCTTTCACTATCAAGTTCAGGATATGCGCACAACATCTCACATGTAAATACTTGCCATCCAACAATAAGCCATAACTACTCATCATCTGAAGCTGTCCCTTGAGGATCCTCTGCATACTGTCATTATTATTAGCATTGTCTAAGTTAATAGGGAATACCTTCTTCTCTAAACCCCATTCCATCATACACTCAAGAATCTTGTTAGCAATCTCTTCTCCTGTGTGTGGAGGCTTCAAATCGCAGAAAGCAAGAATTTTACTCTGCAAGTTCCAACCATCATCTATAAGGTGGGCAGTAAGACATATGTATCTCATGCTATTAGGACGATATGTCCAAAGATCAGAAGTAAAGCAAACCCGAGCAGTATGTCTAGCAAACACTTTCTTCAGCTCTTCCTTTTCTACTTCATACCTCTTGTAAAACATATGCTGCAACCGTTTGTCTACAAATGGTCTGACACTCTGGATTCAGATACTTGTCTCGTTGTCTAACCTTCTCGTATTCTACGTATTTGAACGGAAGATCATGATAAATGATTACCTCACTAACCATCTCACAATCTCTCTTCTGATCATATGCATCCTTATCTTCCTTTGGAGGCTTCTTTGGACAAGTTTCCAAGTGGCGTTGTAGATGATGAGTTCCACAGCTCACATTCTTTTCATTACGTGTCACCAACTTCATACAACAATGCAAGCATCTGGCCCTTTCTTTGCCATCATTTTCTACCCCCACTGATACAAAATCTTCCCAAACCCGTGATGTTTTACGTCTCTTGCCTGGAGCTTGAGCTGATTCCCCAGAATTAGTTTCACTTTGCTGTTGTGTAGCTTCCAAATTTATCTCAGCTAGAGCATCATCTTCATTCATGTATATAAACTCATCCATCATGTAATTAAAAGCCAACACTAAATCCTCTAGAACTCTATAAACATAAGATTGAAGATAACTCGAGACCATACTTAAACCAAATCACAATAAAACTAATACAAGATCACATAGTTCCTCAGCTCAGCTCAGCTCAAGCAATTCTATACATCAATCAGAGAATTCTCATTCTCTTCGAGACCATACTTAAAACCAATCACAATCAAAACTAACATTTGAATCAAAGAAAAATGAAGCAAAGCGATACACAAAACTTTTATATGATTGCAGATGATTACACAGGCACAAACCGTAATCCATACAGTGATACAAAACACATATTATATGCAATTTATGTGAACAATATGCAATTTTTTTCTCATGGGTTTGCTTAATTTAGAGAAATGTGCAATTTTTCTAATGAAATCAAGTTCACAAACAAATCAATTTATATGAACAATAGGAATCGAAGGACAAGAGAATAGTTACCGATCTAGAGTTGGGAGTGGGTTTCAGAAATGGAACTTGATCGGAACTTGATCAGAGACGATGGGTTTCAGAAGTTGAAGCGATGGAGATTACGCTTCAGCGGAAGTTTCAGAAGTTGAGAGGCGGTGGAGATCGGAGGCGATTTGATCGACGAAGGAGacgatgaaaatgaaaaaagaaaacttaatgCCCTTAAGGCTTAACCAAACGACAAcgtttaaaatacaaaaaaaaatattaatgggTTAAACGGGTTCCCGTTTATTTTGGTGAAATCCCATTTAATAAATGGGTCTTAAGAAGGTTATCCATTTAAAACTCGACTAGCTAAATGGATCTAAATGggcatttatttttttcagaacCCATTAAAAACCGTGAACCTAAACCCATATTAACATCCCTATCCGGATCACACTCGAGTTGACTCGGGAGAACGTCACAAACTCAAGGAGCGAGCTAAAAACGAGTCAGCTCGGTCTCACCTCGAGCTTCTTCACTTTTCGACATTCTTTGGTCATGTTTTGGTGAAAACACGTGGAGGGTACGCGGTTTGGTTCTTGTACGCAGCTGATTTCACCTAACCATCGAACCGGTTTGGGTTATACGAGTCGGATTTTGGGTGGGGGAAACCGGTTAGCTGTGAGACTGTGTCTATTGACCGGAACTAGACTATTTGAGAGGAGGGATGAGGCTGCTGGTGTGGAGATTGGTCTGTGTTTGAACAAGCGTGAGATGGATTTATTTGTTTCTCTGTTTCAAAATGGTCTTTAAAAAAAAGCTGAGACAATGGATATGGTAATAGTACTGTCAGTAGAAACCTCATCATAAAGAATTCACCAATGTGGATTGAGGCTTAATAAAATGTGTATCAACCAACATCAAAGGAATGTTAGAAGACGCAAAGAGGTGAGTTAATCTGTTTTCTGAGGGGGGAAGACATTTTGcttgtttttaagaaaatagtgtTCCATTTCTTTGCTGTAA
The sequence above is drawn from the Brassica napus cultivar Da-Ae chromosome A8, Da-Ae, whole genome shotgun sequence genome and encodes:
- the LOC125576903 gene encoding zinc finger BED domain-containing protein DAYSLEEPER-like, producing the protein MAKEMQVKFAKYWENYTIILAMGAILDPRLNLEVLEKAYERVDPSNSSFKTEELRTNLTKLYKEYQARTWDSSSGTSSTPTSHDLVTESPLEDDLDNRENQARFGDLAMMARDILSISITTIASESEYEGTIEDVDDMCNEDARKTTNISGVKGSRSEDSNGEGVRM